A single region of the Hyphomicrobiales bacterium genome encodes:
- the carA gene encoding carbamoyl phosphate synthetase subunit alpha, which yields MATLQDDADRGLHSGAQSVAGWSEPRSTALLVLADGTVLEGFGLGATGEAPGEVCFNTAMTGYQEILTDPSYAGQIITFTFPHIGNVGVNDEDIETVNMAASSGVRGIVVHADVTSPANWRASRHLDQWLKARGIVGLSGIDTRALTALIRDKGMPNAIIAHDPDGNFDIDALKAKAAAVPSMDGLDLVPLVGTTQRYEWDETPWTLENGYGRREGEAKYHVVAIDYGVKRNILRLLAERDCKVTVMPATATAEDILALKPDGVFLANGPGDPAATGQYSVPVIRRILDEKLPTFGICLGHQMLGLAIGARTAKMHQGHHGANHPVKDETTGKVEIVSMNHGFAVDRDSLPANAVETHVSLFDGSNCGIALTDRPAFSVQHHPEASPGPQDSHYLFDRFVALIESEKKAKRA from the coding sequence ATGGCGACGCTGCAAGACGATGCTGACCGCGGCCTCCACTCCGGCGCACAATCCGTTGCCGGCTGGAGCGAGCCGCGCTCGACCGCGCTGCTGGTGCTGGCGGACGGAACGGTATTGGAGGGCTTCGGGCTTGGTGCCACGGGCGAGGCGCCCGGCGAGGTCTGCTTCAACACAGCCATGACCGGCTACCAGGAAATCCTCACCGATCCCTCCTACGCCGGTCAAATCATCACTTTCACCTTCCCGCATATCGGCAATGTCGGCGTCAACGATGAGGACATCGAGACGGTCAACATGGCCGCCTCGTCGGGCGTGCGCGGCATCGTCGTCCATGCGGATGTGACATCGCCGGCCAACTGGCGCGCAAGCCGCCATCTCGACCAGTGGCTGAAGGCGCGTGGCATCGTCGGCCTTTCCGGTATCGACACCCGCGCCTTGACCGCGCTCATCCGCGACAAGGGCATGCCCAATGCCATCATCGCCCATGACCCCGACGGCAATTTCGACATCGACGCCCTGAAGGCGAAGGCCGCGGCCGTGCCCTCCATGGACGGGCTCGACCTGGTGCCGCTGGTCGGCACCACCCAGCGCTACGAATGGGACGAGACGCCCTGGACGCTGGAGAACGGCTATGGCCGCCGCGAGGGCGAGGCCAAATACCATGTCGTCGCGATCGACTACGGCGTGAAGCGCAACATTCTGCGGCTGCTGGCCGAACGCGATTGCAAGGTGACCGTGATGCCCGCGACGGCGACGGCCGAGGACATTCTCGCGCTGAAGCCCGATGGGGTGTTCCTTGCCAATGGCCCCGGCGATCCGGCCGCGACCGGCCAATATTCGGTCCCCGTAATCCGCAGGATCCTTGACGAGAAGCTGCCGACCTTCGGTATCTGCCTCGGTCACCAGATGCTCGGGCTCGCCATCGGCGCCAGGACGGCGAAGATGCACCAGGGCCATCATGGCGCGAACCACCCCGTGAAGGACGAAACGACCGGCAAGGTCGAGATCGTCTCGATGAACCACGGCTTCGCGGTAGATCGCGACAGCTTGCCGGCGAATGCGGTCGAAACCCATGTCTCGCTCTTCGATGGATCGAACTGCGGCATCGCCTTGACGGACCGGCCGGCCTTCTCGGTGCAGCACCATCCCGAGGCTTCGCCCGGTCCGCAGGACAGCCACTATCTGTTCGACCGTTTCGTCGCGCTCATCGAGAGCGAGAAGAAGGCCAAGCGGGCTTAA
- a CDS encoding Cupin domain-containing protein: protein MGQHPSTEPQRFAFRGDGKIPNSSLPLLLYGKATGLDADDPAGTLEDLFTGNGWTDSWRNGIFPYHHYHSLTHEVLGIARGHGRVRFGGESGQDFDVTAGDVVVIPAGVGHISLEASKDFLVVGAYPPGCGYDLIKADPTAYEAARARIDKVPKPETDPVMGTKGGLLDAW from the coding sequence ATGGGACAGCATCCGTCAACCGAGCCGCAGCGCTTCGCCTTCAGAGGCGACGGCAAAATCCCCAATAGCAGCCTGCCGCTCCTGCTCTATGGCAAGGCGACCGGGCTCGATGCGGATGATCCCGCCGGGACGCTGGAAGACCTGTTTACCGGCAACGGCTGGACGGATAGCTGGCGCAACGGGATTTTCCCTTATCACCATTATCATTCCCTGACCCACGAGGTGCTCGGCATCGCCCGTGGCCACGGCCGCGTGAGGTTCGGGGGTGAGAGCGGCCAGGATTTTGACGTGACGGCAGGCGATGTCGTCGTCATTCCGGCCGGCGTCGGCCATATCAGCCTGGAGGCGTCCAAAGACTTCCTCGTCGTCGGAGCCTACCCGCCGGGCTGCGGCTATGACCTGATCAAGGCCGATCCCACGGCCTATGAGGCCGCCCGCGCGCGGATCGACAAGGTGCCAAAACCGGAAACCGACCCGGTGATGGGGACAAAAGGCGGCTTGCTCGACGCGTGGTGA
- a CDS encoding Ubiquinone/menaquinone biosynthesis C-methylase UbiE, translating into MLALIASAKRMTWTDFWNSDTPIYVNERHKLLHYRLIARDIIKLLPSRAARVLDYGCGEALSAREVAAQCQSLTLVDAAPRVREKLGERFAPVANINVASPEDIAALPAGSFDLVIINSVLQYLTKDEAAAVFATLRGKLAPGGRLVLADILQPGVSPLADVKALLGFGWTGGFLGAACLGLVRTALSDYRKLRGQLGLTHYSEGEIIAALTAAGFSAHRQRPNIGHNQDRMLIIAEPIPARVEMPAETAPAAV; encoded by the coding sequence GTGCTTGCGCTAATCGCGAGTGCCAAGCGCATGACCTGGACCGACTTCTGGAATTCCGACACGCCGATCTATGTCAATGAGCGCCACAAGCTCCTGCACTACCGCTTGATCGCGCGTGACATCATCAAGCTCCTGCCTTCCCGCGCGGCGCGCGTGCTCGATTACGGCTGCGGTGAAGCGCTTTCCGCGCGTGAGGTCGCGGCGCAATGCCAGTCCCTCACGCTCGTCGACGCAGCACCCAGGGTGCGCGAGAAGCTCGGCGAGCGGTTTGCCCCCGTCGCGAATATCAACGTCGCTTCTCCCGAGGATATCGCCGCCCTGCCGGCCGGATCCTTCGATCTCGTGATCATCAACTCGGTACTGCAGTATCTCACCAAGGATGAGGCGGCCGCAGTCTTCGCCACGTTGCGCGGCAAGTTGGCGCCGGGCGGCCGGCTGGTGCTCGCCGATATCCTGCAACCCGGCGTGAGCCCGCTTGCCGACGTCAAGGCGCTGCTTGGCTTCGGGTGGACCGGGGGATTTCTCGGCGCCGCCTGCCTCGGACTGGTCCGCACCGCCTTGTCCGACTATCGCAAGCTGCGCGGCCAGCTCGGCCTGACCCATTACAGCGAGGGCGAGATCATCGCGGCGCTCACCGCAGCCGGCTTTTCCGCCCACCGGCAACGCCCCAATATCGGCCATAACCAGGATCGCATGCTGATTATCGCCGAGCCGATCCCGGCGCGGGTGGAAATGCCAGCGGAAACGGCTCCGGCAGCGGTATGA
- a CDS encoding putative secreted protein with PEP-CTERM sorting signal (Evidence 3 : Putative function from multiple computational evidences) codes for MSDRSSFIARHAAGLPRQVGSFVIVGLLAAVAHFGTLIGLVEGAGMGPVPATLIGFIAGGIVSYILNRSMTFASTRPHREASWRFAIVASGGFGLTFALMYVFIHQFALPYLPAQVVTTGIVLVWNFLGNKLWTFGAGPV; via the coding sequence ATGAGCGACCGTTCGTCCTTCATCGCCCGTCATGCCGCCGGTTTGCCGCGTCAGGTCGGGAGCTTCGTCATCGTCGGCCTTCTCGCCGCGGTCGCCCATTTCGGCACCCTGATCGGACTTGTCGAGGGCGCTGGCATGGGGCCGGTGCCGGCCACGCTCATCGGCTTCATCGCTGGCGGCATCGTGTCCTATATCCTCAATCGCAGCATGACCTTCGCGAGCACCCGGCCGCATCGCGAGGCCAGCTGGCGTTTCGCCATCGTCGCCAGCGGCGGTTTCGGGCTCACTTTCGCGTTGATGTATGTCTTCATCCATCAGTTCGCGCTGCCCTATCTGCCGGCGCAAGTCGTGACCACGGGCATCGTGCTGGTCTGGAACTTCCTCGGCAATAAGCTCTGGACATTCGGCGCGGGCCCCGTGTGA
- the carB gene encoding carbamoyl phosphate synthetase subunit beta — protein sequence MLSPDLLQASRQHGFPEPGQYRTTMPKRTDISTILIIGAGPIVIGQACEFDYSGTQACKTLKAEGYRIVLVNSNPATIMTDPDLAHATYVEPITPEIVAKIIEKERYAIPGGFALLPTMGGQTALNCALSLRKMGVLEKFDVEMIGATAEAIDKAEDRELFREAMTRIGLDTPRSHHIKTLSQALEALEDIGLPAIIRPSFTMGGTGGGIAYNKGEFIDIVERGIDASPTSEVLIEESVLGWKEYEMEVVRDKADNCIIICSIENIDPMGVHTGDSITVAPALTLTDKEYQIMRDASLAVLREIGVETGGSNVQFAVDPANGRMIVIEMNPRVSRSSALASKATGFPIAKVAAKLAVGYTLDEIANDITGGATPASFEPSIDYVVTKIPRFAFEKFPGAEPTLTTAMKSVGEAMAIGRTFQESLQKALRSLETGLTGLDEIEIPGLGQGDDRNAIKAALGTPTPDRLLIVAQAIRLGIDLKQIHDTCRIDPWFLEQLAELMDTEARVRAHGLPTTPRAFRKLKAQGFSDARLAVLAGTTEPEVKTARRGLGIRPVFKRIDTCAAEFASPTAYMYSTYAAPFAGTPADEALPSSRDKVIILGGGPNRIGQGIEFDYCCCHAAFALKDAGYETIMVNCNPETVSTDYDTSDRLYFEPLTAEDVLEIIDTEREAGRLHGVIVQFGGQTPLKLAVALEAEKVPILGTSPDMIDLAEDRDRFKRLLDRLGLKQPKNGIAYSVEQARLIAAEVGLPLVVRPSYVLGGRAMAIIRDEDALSNYLLDSLPALVPHDIKARYPNDKTGQINTLLGKNPLLFDRYLSDAIEVDVDALCDRKDVYIAGIMEHIEEAGIHSGDSACALPPHSLDAELLAELERQTKALALALEVGGLMNVQYAIKDGTIYVLEVNPRASRTVPFVAKVIGEPIAKIAARVMAGEALDIFNLKPKKLEHIGVKEAVFPFARFPGVDVLLGPEMRSTGEVIGLDRSFGVAFAKSQLGGGTKVPTTGTVFVSVKDVDKERILPTVRLLTSLGFKIVATSGTQRFLEDKGITATSINKVLEGRPHVVDAIKNGGIQLVFNTTEGAQALSDSRSLRRAALLHKVPYYTTLAGAAAAAEGIKAYLDGELEVRALQDYWPAHS from the coding sequence ATGCTGTCGCCTGATCTGCTCCAGGCCTCGCGACAGCATGGGTTCCCCGAGCCAGGACAATACCGGACGACCATGCCCAAACGCACCGATATCTCCACGATCCTCATCATCGGCGCGGGTCCGATTGTCATCGGGCAAGCCTGTGAGTTCGACTATTCAGGTACCCAGGCCTGCAAGACGTTGAAGGCCGAGGGCTATCGAATCGTTCTGGTCAACTCGAATCCGGCGACGATCATGACCGATCCCGATCTCGCCCACGCAACCTATGTCGAGCCGATCACGCCGGAAATCGTAGCGAAGATCATCGAGAAGGAACGCTATGCCATTCCTGGCGGCTTTGCGCTCCTGCCGACCATGGGCGGCCAGACCGCGCTGAACTGCGCCCTGTCGCTGCGCAAGATGGGTGTCCTTGAGAAGTTCGATGTCGAGATGATCGGCGCCACCGCCGAGGCGATCGACAAGGCCGAGGATCGTGAGCTGTTCCGCGAGGCGATGACCAGGATCGGCCTCGATACCCCCCGCTCCCATCACATCAAGACCCTCTCCCAGGCACTCGAGGCGCTGGAAGACATCGGCCTGCCCGCGATCATCCGCCCCTCCTTCACCATGGGTGGGACCGGCGGCGGCATCGCCTACAACAAGGGCGAGTTCATCGACATCGTCGAGCGCGGCATCGACGCCTCGCCAACGAGCGAAGTGCTCATCGAGGAAAGCGTCCTCGGCTGGAAGGAATATGAGATGGAGGTCGTCCGCGACAAGGCGGACAACTGCATCATCATCTGCTCCATCGAGAATATCGATCCAATGGGCGTGCATACGGGCGATTCCATTACCGTCGCCCCGGCCCTGACGCTGACTGACAAGGAATACCAGATCATGCGCGACGCCTCGCTGGCGGTGCTGCGCGAGATCGGCGTCGAGACTGGCGGCTCCAACGTGCAGTTCGCGGTCGATCCCGCCAACGGCCGCATGATCGTCATCGAGATGAACCCGCGCGTGTCGCGCTCCTCGGCGCTTGCCTCGAAGGCCACGGGCTTTCCCATCGCCAAGGTCGCCGCCAAGCTCGCCGTCGGCTACACGCTGGACGAGATCGCCAACGACATCACGGGCGGCGCGACGCCGGCCTCGTTCGAGCCGTCGATCGACTATGTCGTCACGAAGATCCCGCGCTTCGCCTTCGAGAAATTTCCCGGCGCGGAACCAACCCTGACGACCGCCATGAAGTCGGTCGGCGAGGCCATGGCGATCGGCCGTACCTTTCAGGAATCGCTGCAGAAGGCCCTGCGCTCCCTCGAAACCGGCCTCACTGGCCTCGATGAGATTGAAATCCCCGGCCTTGGCCAGGGCGATGACCGCAATGCCATCAAGGCCGCTCTCGGCACCCCGACGCCGGACCGGCTGCTGATCGTGGCCCAGGCCATCCGTCTCGGCATCGATCTCAAGCAGATCCACGATACCTGCCGCATCGACCCGTGGTTCCTGGAGCAACTGGCCGAGTTGATGGACACCGAGGCCCGGGTCCGCGCCCACGGTCTGCCGACCACGCCGCGTGCTTTCCGCAAGCTCAAGGCACAGGGCTTTTCGGACGCGCGGCTCGCCGTGCTCGCCGGCACGACGGAGCCCGAAGTCAAGACCGCGCGCCGCGGCCTCGGCATTCGGCCGGTCTTCAAGCGCATCGACACCTGCGCGGCCGAGTTCGCCTCACCGACCGCCTATATGTATTCGACTTATGCCGCGCCCTTCGCCGGCACCCCGGCGGACGAGGCTCTGCCCAGCAGCCGCGACAAGGTCATCATTCTCGGCGGCGGACCGAACCGCATCGGCCAGGGCATCGAGTTCGACTATTGCTGCTGCCACGCCGCCTTCGCGCTAAAGGACGCGGGCTACGAGACCATCATGGTCAATTGCAATCCGGAGACCGTGTCGACTGACTACGACACCTCCGACCGCCTGTATTTCGAGCCGCTGACGGCCGAAGACGTGCTCGAAATCATCGATACCGAGCGCGAGGCCGGACGGCTTCACGGCGTCATCGTGCAGTTCGGCGGCCAGACCCCGCTGAAGCTCGCCGTCGCGCTGGAAGCGGAGAAGGTGCCAATCCTGGGCACCTCGCCGGACATGATCGACCTGGCGGAAGACCGTGACCGCTTCAAGCGCCTGCTCGACCGGCTCGGCTTGAAGCAGCCGAAGAACGGCATCGCCTATTCCGTAGAGCAGGCACGCCTCATCGCCGCGGAAGTCGGCCTGCCGCTCGTCGTGCGCCCGTCCTACGTGCTCGGCGGCCGTGCCATGGCCATCATTCGCGACGAGGACGCGCTGTCGAACTATCTGCTCGACAGCCTGCCCGCGCTCGTGCCGCACGACATCAAGGCACGCTACCCCAACGACAAGACGGGGCAGATCAACACGCTCCTCGGCAAGAACCCGCTCCTGTTCGATCGCTATCTCTCGGATGCGATCGAGGTCGACGTCGATGCTCTGTGCGACCGCAAGGACGTGTATATCGCCGGCATCATGGAGCATATCGAGGAAGCGGGCATCCATTCCGGGGACAGCGCCTGTGCCCTGCCGCCGCACTCCCTCGATGCCGAGCTCCTCGCCGAGCTGGAGCGTCAGACAAAGGCGCTGGCGCTGGCGCTCGAAGTCGGCGGCCTGATGAACGTGCAATACGCCATCAAGGACGGCACGATCTACGTGCTCGAGGTCAACCCCCGTGCCTCGCGGACGGTGCCTTTCGTCGCCAAGGTCATCGGCGAGCCCATCGCCAAGATCGCGGCGCGTGTCATGGCGGGCGAGGCTCTCGACATCTTCAACCTCAAGCCGAAGAAGCTCGAGCATATCGGCGTGAAGGAAGCCGTGTTTCCCTTCGCGCGCTTCCCCGGCGTTGACGTGCTGCTCGGACCAGAGATGCGCTCCACGGGCGAGGTCATCGGCCTCGATCGGTCGTTCGGCGTCGCCTTCGCCAAGAGCCAGCTCGGCGGTGGCACGAAGGTGCCGACCACAGGCACGGTTTTCGTCTCGGTGAAGGACGTCGACAAGGAGCGCATCCTGCCAACCGTGAGGCTCCTGACCAGTCTCGGCTTCAAGATCGTCGCGACCTCCGGCACGCAACGCTTTCTTGAGGATAAGGGCATTACGGCGACGAGCATCAACAAGGTTCTCGAAGGGCGGCCGCACGTGGTCGACGCCATCAAGAACGGCGGCATTCAGCTCGTCTTCAACACCACCGAAGGCGCCCAGGCCCTTTCGGATTCACGCTCGCTGCGTCGGGCCGCCCTCTTGCATAAGGTACCTTACTATACCACTCTTGCGGGCGCTGCTGCTGCCGCCGAGGGGATCAAGGCCTATCTCGACGGCGAACTGGAGGTGCGTGCATTGCAGGATTATTGGCCAGCTCACAGTTGA
- the dnaG gene encoding DNA primase: MTMRFPPSILEEIRARLPVTAVVGRRVRLTKAGREWKGLSPFNAEKTPSFYVNDHKGFYHCFSSGKHGDIFTFLMETEGVSFPEAVERLAADAGVTLPKVSQEAQAEEERRRGLHEIMDMAARFFEANLAKKEGAQASRYLDGRGLGHEARARFRLGYALPERFALREHLAAQGVDADAMIEAGLLVNREDVTVPHDRFRDRIMFPITDVRGRVIAFGGRAMSADAPAKYLNSSETPLFHKGHVLYNHQSARKAAHDKGTVVVVEGYVDVIAMTMAGFPHAVAPLGTALTEDQLSLLWRMAPEPILCFDGDGAGRRAAYRAIDVALPHLVAGQSLRFALLPEGQDPDDLARSGGASAIAKVLDNTQPLVDLLWMREVEAASLDTPERRAALEKRLFGLLNGIRDEDLRRHYRAEISERLRQLLPQSGGRRGNYAGGGRGQGYPQGSSYQQGAFQQAPGAGYGGQNFGRNGRGGRDGRQRPGSAPLRVSQSLARNSLFAATNAGAPREALIVLTLLAHPELMHRYGEDVTSLDFANADALRLRACLIDREALAMDGPQPSDSLPQEVALAAERLRVVVRHGDVWAFDQDAELSAVEEILRQALILHRRAFTLHSELKAAERALAEDESEANLAWLTEVRTQLTSLDGAEADREAAKKMSTSRDRP, from the coding sequence GTGACCATGCGTTTTCCGCCCTCAATTCTCGAAGAGATTCGGGCACGGCTCCCGGTAACGGCGGTGGTCGGGCGACGCGTTCGGCTGACCAAGGCCGGGCGCGAATGGAAGGGCCTGTCTCCCTTCAACGCGGAGAAGACGCCCTCCTTCTACGTCAATGATCACAAGGGTTTTTACCACTGCTTCTCCTCGGGCAAGCATGGCGACATCTTCACCTTCCTGATGGAGACGGAAGGCGTGTCCTTCCCGGAGGCAGTGGAGCGGCTGGCCGCCGACGCCGGTGTCACCCTGCCGAAAGTGTCGCAGGAAGCGCAGGCCGAGGAGGAGCGCCGGCGCGGCCTGCATGAGATCATGGACATGGCCGCGCGCTTCTTCGAGGCCAATTTGGCGAAGAAGGAGGGTGCGCAAGCCTCGCGTTATCTCGATGGACGCGGACTGGGTCACGAGGCGCGTGCGCGCTTCCGCCTCGGCTACGCCTTGCCAGAGCGATTCGCGCTGCGTGAGCATCTGGCGGCCCAGGGCGTCGATGCGGATGCGATGATCGAGGCCGGCCTTCTGGTCAATCGCGAGGATGTGACCGTCCCGCATGACCGATTCCGCGACCGCATCATGTTCCCGATCACCGACGTGCGGGGCAGGGTGATCGCCTTCGGTGGCCGCGCGATGAGCGCGGATGCGCCGGCGAAATATCTCAATTCGTCGGAGACGCCGCTCTTCCACAAGGGCCATGTGCTCTACAATCACCAGTCGGCGCGCAAGGCGGCCCATGACAAGGGCACGGTCGTGGTCGTCGAGGGTTATGTGGATGTCATCGCCATGACGATGGCGGGGTTTCCGCATGCGGTGGCGCCGCTCGGCACGGCGCTGACAGAGGACCAGCTCAGTCTGCTGTGGCGCATGGCTCCAGAGCCTATTCTCTGTTTCGACGGGGATGGGGCGGGGCGGCGCGCGGCTTATCGCGCCATCGATGTCGCGCTGCCACATCTCGTCGCAGGCCAATCGCTGCGTTTCGCGCTGCTGCCCGAGGGACAGGACCCGGACGATCTCGCACGTAGCGGTGGCGCCTCGGCCATTGCCAAAGTGCTGGACAATACGCAGCCGCTCGTCGACCTGCTGTGGATGCGCGAGGTGGAGGCGGCTTCCCTGGACACACCCGAGCGCCGCGCCGCGCTGGAAAAGCGCCTGTTCGGGCTGCTCAACGGTATCCGCGATGAAGACCTGCGGCGTCATTATCGGGCGGAGATCAGTGAAAGGCTTCGCCAGCTGCTGCCGCAATCCGGCGGACGCCGCGGCAATTATGCAGGCGGCGGGCGAGGCCAAGGCTACCCGCAGGGATCTTCATACCAGCAAGGGGCTTTCCAGCAGGCGCCAGGCGCCGGCTATGGCGGTCAAAACTTTGGGAGGAATGGCCGCGGCGGCCGGGACGGGCGCCAGCGGCCGGGCAGTGCGCCCCTCCGGGTCAGCCAGAGCCTGGCGCGAAACTCTCTGTTCGCCGCCACGAATGCGGGGGCACCGCGTGAAGCCCTGATCGTGTTGACGCTTCTCGCCCATCCGGAATTGATGCATCGCTACGGCGAAGACGTGACTTCGCTTGATTTTGCCAATGCAGATGCGCTACGCCTTCGGGCCTGCCTGATCGACAGGGAAGCCTTGGCGATGGATGGACCGCAGCCATCCGATTCGCTACCGCAGGAAGTCGCGCTGGCAGCCGAGCGGCTGCGCGTCGTGGTGCGTCATGGGGATGTCTGGGCCTTCGATCAGGACGCCGAATTGTCGGCCGTCGAGGAGATATTGCGGCAAGCACTGATCTTGCATCGGCGCGCATTCACGCTACATAGCGAACTGAAGGCCGCTGAACGTGCCCTTGCCGAGGACGAAAGCGAGGCGAATCTCGCTTGGCTCACGGAGGTGCGTACCCAGTTGACTTCGCTCGACGGAGCGGAGGCCGACCGGGAGGCGGCGAAAAAAATGTCAACCTCCCGTGACCGCCCATAG
- a CDS encoding conserved hypothetical protein (Evidence 4 : Unknown function but conserved in other organisms): MSTLRESFTAAMKDAMKAGDKTRLSAVRLIQAKLKDKDIEARGAGKGTTTDDEILSMLQKEIKQRQESAAIYTDAGRTELADQENAEIVVISSFLPKQLDEAEVAAAIDTAIAETGAASIKDMGKVVAHLKGAYAGRMDFAKASAAVKAKLSGA; encoded by the coding sequence ATGTCCACTTTGCGCGAAAGCTTCACCGCGGCCATGAAAGACGCCATGAAGGCAGGCGACAAGACCCGGTTGTCCGCCGTGCGCCTCATCCAGGCCAAGCTCAAGGACAAGGACATCGAGGCGCGCGGCGCAGGCAAGGGCACCACCACCGACGACGAGATCCTCTCCATGCTCCAGAAGGAGATCAAGCAGCGCCAGGAATCGGCGGCCATCTATACCGATGCCGGCCGCACCGAGCTTGCCGACCAGGAAAATGCGGAAATCGTCGTGATCTCCTCCTTCCTGCCCAAGCAGCTCGACGAGGCCGAGGTCGCGGCAGCGATCGATACGGCCATCGCCGAGACGGGCGCTGCCAGCATCAAGGACATGGGCAAGGTCGTTGCCCACCTCAAGGGCGCCTATGCTGGTCGCATGGATTTCGCGAAGGCGAGCGCTGCGGTGAAGGCCAAGCTGTCGGGCGCTTGA
- a CDS encoding hypothetical protein (Evidence 5 : Unknown function) yields MRRFRSVMPQRRVPPIDLMTRDDCHLLPLPAGERENAGAETIAPVDRRDKPLNRG; encoded by the coding sequence TTGAGGCGCTTCCGGTCTGTCATGCCCCAACGCCGGGTGCCACCGATCGATTTGATGACGCGCGACGATTGCCACCTCCTACCTCTCCCCGCCGGGGAGAGGGAGAACGCGGGCGCGGAGACCATCGCTCCTGTGGACAGGCGGGATAAGCCGCTCAACAGGGGATAA